From Vreelandella neptunia, the proteins below share one genomic window:
- a CDS encoding FAD:protein FMN transferase, with translation MKKAVECTARWGRALIVTGSLLGLGLGLAGCSESDRPLEPPVRFDGNIFGTFYQVTIMDPLTQGESLELEEGFKAELENVDQAMSTYRDDAELIAFNEAPLEEWQPLSNELIEVLAISQSVAEASHGAFDITVGDLVNLWSFGPGARPEEVPADDVLAEQLAQVGYDALEVDTQNMQARRIRDVFVDLSGVAKGHGTDRVAAYLDQQGLEHYLVNIGGELIARGLRDEEEQTPWQIGIEVPEDGQQRAQHIIPLESMSVATSGDYRNYFEVDGQRFSHTIDPRTGRPVTHQLASVSVFHPSNAWADAWATALLVVGEQEAMQLAVENNLKVLLLVRDGEQWRSIASPEFVNYFGEALINELGIEQRQPPATSSPAAADQAPADPSVIGE, from the coding sequence ATGAAAAAGGCTGTTGAATGCACAGCAAGGTGGGGACGTGCACTGATCGTAACGGGTTCACTGCTGGGCTTGGGGTTAGGCTTGGCAGGCTGTTCAGAGAGTGATCGACCTCTGGAACCACCGGTACGCTTTGATGGCAATATTTTCGGCACCTTCTACCAGGTGACCATTATGGATCCGCTCACTCAGGGCGAGTCCCTTGAATTGGAAGAGGGCTTCAAAGCAGAGCTAGAGAACGTTGATCAGGCAATGTCCACCTATCGCGATGATGCCGAACTGATCGCTTTTAACGAGGCTCCGCTGGAGGAGTGGCAGCCGCTCTCCAATGAGCTCATTGAGGTATTGGCGATTAGCCAATCCGTCGCTGAAGCCAGCCATGGCGCCTTTGATATTACCGTGGGCGATCTGGTCAATTTGTGGAGCTTCGGCCCCGGTGCGCGGCCAGAAGAGGTGCCCGCCGATGATGTTCTTGCTGAGCAGTTGGCCCAGGTAGGTTATGACGCTTTAGAAGTCGATACCCAAAATATGCAGGCGCGGCGTATCCGCGATGTGTTTGTCGATCTTTCTGGTGTGGCCAAAGGCCATGGAACTGACCGGGTTGCTGCATATCTGGATCAGCAGGGGCTGGAGCACTATTTAGTCAATATTGGCGGAGAACTAATCGCCCGTGGCCTGCGTGATGAGGAAGAACAAACGCCCTGGCAGATTGGCATTGAGGTGCCTGAAGATGGCCAGCAGCGTGCTCAGCATATTATCCCGCTAGAGAGTATGTCGGTGGCCACCTCAGGTGATTACCGCAACTATTTTGAAGTAGACGGACAGCGCTTTTCCCACACCATCGATCCGCGCACAGGCCGACCGGTAACCCACCAGCTTGCCTCGGTGTCGGTTTTTCACCCCTCCAATGCCTGGGCGGATGCCTGGGCGACGGCGCTATTAGTGGTTGGCGAACAGGAGGCGATGCAACTGGCCGTTGAGAACAATCTCAAAGTACTCCTGCTGGTGCGCGATGGCGAGCAGTGGCGTAGCATTGCGAGCCCTGAGTTTGTTAATTATTTTGGGGAAGCGTTGATAAATGAGTTGGGCATTGAACAACGACAACCCCCAGCGACCAGCAGCCCCGCCGCAGCCGACCAAGCGCCCGCTGACCCATCAGTAATAGGTGAATAG
- a CDS encoding undecaprenyl-diphosphate phosphatase — MDWLQVVVLAVVQGVSEFLPVSSSAHLILVPVLTEWQDQGLAFDVALHLGSLSAVIIYFRQEIWQMVVSSLAAISGKGVNEDARLALWVTLATIPVGLIGLLLHDVISHFMRSTLIIGFSLIGFGLLLGYADWRKEGTRSEYQLRLKDVLIIGGAQALALIPGTSRSGITITAALMVGMSRESASRFSFLLSIPVIVLAGGLEAVGLFSAPQSIDWIAMLSGTLLSGISAYLCIHYFLVVIKKLGMQPFVIYRVLFGAWLLWFFYF; from the coding sequence ATGGATTGGCTCCAGGTGGTGGTGTTAGCGGTTGTTCAGGGAGTGTCAGAATTTTTACCCGTTTCAAGCTCTGCTCACCTAATCTTGGTGCCTGTGCTGACCGAGTGGCAAGATCAGGGCCTAGCCTTTGATGTTGCCCTGCATTTAGGCAGCCTTTCTGCGGTGATTATCTACTTCCGGCAGGAAATTTGGCAGATGGTGGTGAGTAGCCTGGCTGCGATCAGCGGTAAAGGGGTTAATGAAGACGCGCGACTGGCTTTATGGGTGACGTTAGCGACCATCCCGGTGGGGCTTATTGGTTTGCTACTGCACGATGTTATTTCTCATTTTATGCGCTCTACGCTGATTATCGGCTTCAGTTTAATTGGTTTCGGGCTATTGTTGGGGTATGCCGATTGGCGTAAAGAGGGGACACGCAGCGAGTACCAACTGCGTTTGAAGGATGTGCTGATTATTGGCGGTGCCCAGGCGCTAGCGCTCATCCCAGGCACCTCGCGCTCGGGGATTACTATTACCGCGGCGCTGATGGTAGGTATGAGCCGAGAAAGTGCCTCGCGCTTCTCTTTCTTACTGTCAATTCCGGTGATTGTGCTGGCAGGTGGCCTCGAAGCAGTGGGGCTGTTTAGCGCTCCACAGTCGATTGATTGGATCGCGATGTTGTCGGGCACTCTGCTATCGGGAATAAGCGCGTACTTGTGTATTCACTACTTTCTGGTGGTTATAAAAAAATTGGGAATGCAGCCCTTTGTGATTTATCGCGTGCTGTTCGGCGCCTGGCTGCTGTGGTTCTTTTATTTTTAG
- the atpD gene encoding F0F1 ATP synthase subunit beta — MSGRIVQIIGAVIDVEFPRDSVPKVYDALKVSDVETILEVQQQLGDGVVRTIAMGSTEGLKRGMDVTSTGAAISVPVGKETLGRIMNVLGEPIDEAGPIGEQERMPIHRKAPSYADQAASNELLETGIKVIDLVCPFAKGGKVGLFGGAGVGKTVNMMELIRNIATEHSGYSVFAGVGERTREGNDFYHEMTESNVIDKVSLVYGQMNEPPGNRLRVALTGLTIAEKFRDEGRDVLLFVDNIYRYTLAGTEVSALLGRMPSAVGYQPTLAEEMGVLQERITSTKTGSITSVQAVYVPADDLTDPSPATTFSHLDATVVLARSIAELGIYPAIDPLDSTSRQLDPLVVGEEHYATARGVQNVLQRYKELKDIIAILGMDELSDEDKLAVSRARKIQRFLSQPFFVAEVFTGSPGKYVSLKDTISGFQGILAGEYDDMPEQAFYMVGSIDEAVEKANQMKK, encoded by the coding sequence ATGAGCGGACGTATCGTACAAATCATCGGCGCGGTGATTGACGTAGAGTTTCCGCGGGACTCTGTGCCCAAGGTCTACGACGCGCTGAAGGTCTCCGATGTTGAGACCATCCTCGAAGTCCAGCAGCAGCTGGGCGACGGCGTGGTGCGCACCATTGCCATGGGCTCTACTGAGGGCTTGAAGCGTGGCATGGACGTGACCAGCACAGGTGCCGCTATTTCCGTACCGGTAGGTAAGGAAACGCTGGGCCGTATTATGAACGTACTTGGCGAGCCGATCGACGAAGCGGGACCGATCGGTGAGCAAGAGCGTATGCCGATCCACCGCAAAGCACCGAGCTATGCCGACCAAGCAGCCTCTAACGAGCTGCTGGAAACTGGTATCAAGGTTATCGACTTGGTCTGCCCGTTCGCTAAGGGTGGTAAAGTTGGCCTGTTCGGCGGCGCCGGTGTTGGTAAAACCGTTAACATGATGGAGCTTATCCGCAACATCGCCACCGAGCACAGCGGCTACTCTGTATTTGCCGGTGTGGGTGAGCGTACGCGTGAGGGTAACGACTTCTATCACGAAATGACGGAATCCAACGTTATCGATAAGGTATCGCTGGTTTACGGTCAGATGAACGAGCCTCCGGGTAACCGTCTGCGCGTAGCGTTGACCGGCCTGACCATCGCTGAGAAATTCCGTGATGAAGGCCGCGACGTTCTGTTGTTCGTCGATAACATCTACCGCTACACCCTGGCAGGTACCGAAGTATCGGCACTGTTGGGTCGTATGCCTTCAGCGGTAGGTTATCAGCCTACGCTGGCTGAAGAGATGGGCGTTCTGCAGGAGCGTATTACCTCGACGAAAACCGGCTCAATCACCTCGGTACAGGCCGTTTACGTACCTGCGGATGACTTGACCGACCCGTCGCCGGCGACCACCTTCTCGCACCTGGATGCTACCGTGGTATTGGCACGTTCTATCGCCGAACTGGGTATCTATCCGGCGATCGACCCGCTGGACTCCACCTCGCGTCAGTTGGATCCGCTGGTCGTCGGTGAAGAGCACTACGCCACCGCCCGCGGTGTGCAGAACGTTCTTCAGCGCTACAAAGAGCTTAAGGATATTATCGCCATTCTGGGTATGGACGAGCTGTCTGATGAAGATAAGCTGGCCGTTTCCCGGGCGCGTAAAATCCAGCGCTTCTTGTCGCAGCCGTTCTTCGTGGCCGAAGTATTTACCGGTTCACCAGGTAAGTATGTCTCACTGAAAGACACTATCAGTGGCTTCCAGGGCATTCTCGCTGGCGAATACGACGATATGCCGGAACAGGCCTTCTATATGGTCGGCTCCATCGACGAAGCCGTCGAGAAAGCCAACCAGATGAAGAAGTAA
- the glmU gene encoding bifunctional UDP-N-acetylglucosamine diphosphorylase/glucosamine-1-phosphate N-acetyltransferase GlmU: protein MQELDIVILAAGKGTRMHSQIPKVLHTLAGKPMVQHVLDTALGLQPDRTHVVIGHGADQLREALAENAVQFAVQAEQKGTGHAVAQALEQLGSGKVLILYGDVPLLQRESLSELLAHVDEQHMGLLTVTLADPSGYGRIVRDDAGEAVAIVEQKDASSAELAITECNTGIMAMTSTQLKRWLPQLSADNAQGEYYLTDVIAMAAAEGIKVCTAQPASAVEVEGVNNRVQMARLERVYQRQLADKLMAQGVALADPERLDVRGRLTCGHDVFIDVGCVFEGEVELGEGVRIGPYCVIKNSTIGAESVVDTHSVIERTVAAGLNQIGPFARLRPGTRLAVKAKVGNFVETKNADVGEGSKINHLSYVGDTRLGRDVNVGAGTITCNYDGANKHHTEIGDNAFIGSNTALVAPVTVGKGATIGAGSTIAKDVTDYALAVTRGRQLEKIDWPRPSKMTKP from the coding sequence ATGCAAGAATTGGATATCGTCATTCTCGCCGCGGGAAAAGGCACGCGGATGCATTCACAAATACCTAAAGTGCTTCACACTCTGGCGGGTAAGCCAATGGTGCAGCACGTGCTGGATACTGCTTTAGGGTTGCAGCCGGATCGCACCCATGTCGTGATTGGTCATGGCGCTGACCAACTGCGCGAAGCGCTAGCAGAAAATGCCGTGCAGTTTGCCGTTCAGGCCGAGCAGAAGGGCACCGGGCACGCGGTGGCGCAAGCGCTCGAGCAGTTGGGTAGCGGCAAGGTGTTAATCCTTTACGGCGATGTACCGCTGCTGCAGCGTGAATCCCTTAGCGAGCTGTTGGCCCATGTGGATGAGCAGCACATGGGGCTGTTGACGGTAACGCTAGCTGACCCTTCGGGTTATGGACGGATTGTGCGTGACGACGCAGGCGAAGCGGTGGCCATTGTTGAGCAAAAAGATGCCAGCAGCGCCGAGCTTGCGATCACCGAGTGCAATACCGGTATTATGGCCATGACGAGTACCCAGCTTAAACGCTGGTTACCACAGCTCTCCGCAGATAATGCCCAGGGTGAGTACTACCTGACCGATGTCATTGCCATGGCCGCAGCGGAAGGTATCAAGGTATGCACCGCTCAACCGGCCTCCGCCGTTGAAGTGGAAGGGGTTAATAATCGAGTTCAAATGGCCCGCTTGGAACGCGTTTATCAACGCCAGTTGGCCGATAAGTTAATGGCACAGGGAGTAGCACTTGCCGACCCCGAACGGCTTGATGTGCGCGGTCGTCTGACCTGCGGTCACGATGTGTTTATCGATGTGGGTTGTGTATTTGAAGGTGAGGTTGAACTAGGCGAGGGCGTACGCATTGGCCCCTACTGCGTGATTAAAAACAGCACCATTGGTGCAGAAAGCGTCGTCGATACCCATAGCGTTATAGAGCGCACCGTGGCGGCGGGCCTCAACCAGATTGGCCCCTTTGCGCGACTTCGACCCGGCACGCGGTTAGCGGTAAAAGCCAAGGTAGGCAATTTTGTTGAAACCAAAAACGCCGATGTGGGCGAGGGCAGTAAGATTAATCATTTAAGCTATGTGGGCGATACCCGTTTAGGCCGAGATGTGAATGTAGGCGCGGGTACCATCACCTGCAACTACGACGGCGCTAATAAGCACCACACTGAGATAGGCGATAATGCTTTTATTGGCTCTAACACTGCGCTAGTAGCGCCTGTCACCGTGGGCAAAGGCGCTACCATAGGGGCTGGGTCTACGATTGCTAAAGACGTCACCGATTACGCGTTGGCCGTCACCCGAGGCCGCCAGTTAGAGAAGATTGATTGGCCGCGTCCCAGTAAAATGACAAAGCCATAG
- a CDS encoding F0F1 ATP synthase subunit epsilon — protein sequence MANSFTCNIVSAEASIFSGTVEQVIASGIMGDLGVLPGHAPLLTELQPGPVRVIHDDGKEENFFVSGGFMEVQPDVVTILADSASRASDLNEAAAEEARQQALKAFNEKSSELDYTRAAAELAEAVAQLRTIQQLRKKAGKG from the coding sequence ATGGCGAATAGCTTTACTTGCAATATCGTCAGCGCTGAAGCATCGATCTTCTCAGGTACCGTTGAGCAGGTGATTGCTTCCGGGATTATGGGTGACCTGGGTGTTTTGCCGGGTCACGCTCCGCTGCTGACCGAGCTTCAGCCGGGTCCGGTTCGCGTGATTCACGATGATGGCAAGGAGGAGAACTTCTTTGTCTCGGGGGGCTTCATGGAAGTCCAGCCGGATGTCGTGACGATTCTGGCCGACTCTGCATCGCGTGCCAGCGACCTCAACGAGGCCGCTGCCGAAGAAGCACGTCAGCAGGCGCTGAAAGCCTTTAATGAGAAGTCATCGGAGCTCGATTATACTCGCGCTGCCGCTGAACTTGCCGAAGCCGTTGCACAGCTGCGAACGATTCAGCAGCTGCGTAAAAAGGCGGGTAAAGGCTAA
- a CDS encoding F0F1 ATP synthase subunit delta gives MAELLTVARPYAKAAFEYARDHEALDSWSQALSFLSVAVADDVVRHRLSSPKLDSEQKVSLLVELIPEQQDEALQRFLTVLADQGRLMALASIADQFEHLRAEHEQRVEVNVTSAYELDSQQETKLANALKKRLNREISITTQVDKSLIGGVILRAGDTVIDGSVRGRLNRLTDALTA, from the coding sequence ATGGCGGAATTACTTACCGTCGCTCGTCCTTACGCTAAGGCAGCGTTTGAATACGCGCGTGATCATGAGGCGCTTGATAGCTGGTCACAAGCGCTGAGTTTTTTAAGTGTTGCGGTAGCAGATGACGTCGTTCGCCATCGGCTAAGCAGTCCCAAATTAGACAGCGAGCAAAAAGTGTCGCTGCTTGTCGAGCTTATTCCTGAGCAACAGGATGAGGCTTTACAGCGATTTTTGACTGTTTTGGCTGACCAGGGCCGCCTGATGGCGTTGGCATCCATTGCTGATCAGTTCGAGCACCTGCGTGCCGAACACGAGCAGCGGGTTGAAGTGAATGTCACCTCTGCTTACGAGCTTGATAGTCAGCAAGAAACGAAGCTAGCGAACGCGCTTAAGAAACGTCTGAATCGCGAAATCTCTATTACTACTCAGGTGGACAAGTCGCTTATTGGCGGTGTCATCCTACGTGCTGGCGATACCGTCATTGACGGCTCCGTACGTGGTCGATTGAACCGCCTAACTGACGCGCTAACCGCTTGA
- the atpG gene encoding F0F1 ATP synthase subunit gamma gives MAAAKEIRTQIGSIKNTQKITSAMEMVAASKMRKAQDLMRASQPYAKQIRNVVGHIADANPEYRHDYMVERSEVKRVGYIVVSTDRGLCGGLNHNLFKALLKQASEWKKQGAEQDFCALGAKASTFFRNYGGNLVAAKSGLGEAPTVEGLIGSIKVMLEAYDEGRLDRLYVVHNEFVNTMTQKPVVRQLLPLSPDMGADAEQDDENARPGSWDYLYEPDAKALLDSLLVRFIESQVYQAVVENGACEQAARMIAMKSATDNAGGLIDDLEMVYNKARQAAITQEISEIVGGAAAV, from the coding sequence ATGGCAGCTGCAAAAGAGATACGCACCCAGATCGGGAGCATTAAAAATACGCAGAAGATCACCAGCGCCATGGAAATGGTGGCTGCATCTAAAATGCGTAAAGCGCAAGATCTGATGAGAGCTAGTCAGCCTTACGCTAAGCAGATCCGCAACGTGGTCGGCCACATTGCTGACGCTAACCCCGAGTACAGGCACGACTATATGGTCGAGCGTAGCGAGGTTAAGCGCGTTGGTTACATTGTGGTCTCTACAGACCGTGGTCTGTGCGGTGGCTTGAACCACAACCTCTTCAAAGCCTTACTCAAACAGGCCAGCGAGTGGAAAAAGCAGGGCGCAGAGCAGGATTTCTGTGCTCTGGGCGCTAAGGCCAGCACCTTTTTCCGCAACTACGGTGGCAATTTGGTGGCGGCGAAAAGTGGTTTAGGCGAAGCCCCGACCGTTGAAGGTTTGATTGGCAGTATTAAGGTCATGCTCGAAGCGTACGATGAAGGACGTCTCGACCGGCTTTACGTGGTGCACAACGAGTTTGTGAACACCATGACCCAAAAGCCAGTGGTTCGTCAGCTTCTTCCGCTGTCGCCTGATATGGGTGCAGACGCTGAGCAAGACGACGAAAACGCCCGTCCCGGAAGCTGGGACTACCTGTATGAACCGGATGCCAAGGCGTTGCTTGATAGCCTGCTGGTTCGTTTCATCGAATCGCAGGTGTATCAGGCGGTAGTGGAAAACGGCGCTTGTGAACAAGCCGCCCGAATGATCGCTATGAAAAGTGCCACTGACAACGCAGGCGGCCTTATCGACGATCTGGAGATGGTCTACAACAAGGCCCGTCAGGCCGCCATCACCCAGGAAATTTCTGAGATCGTCGGCGGCGCTGCTGCCGTATAA
- a CDS encoding cation diffusion facilitator family transporter yields MTQTIETPVVHDQARLSQEAKRVTYIGAWLDALLSIVKVTIGFMVGSAALIADGIHSLSDLVTDGFVLAAIHYGRQEPDKDHHYGHGRIETLTTLLLGSVLIFVAGAIAWSSLDRLFSGTDVNAPGAVAIVITVIALFSKEWIFRYTMRVAKRVKSKLLEANAWHSRSDALSTAVVLVALVGAQFGLGWLDAVAAIIVGLLVGKVGLDLLWESARELVDTALPEDVQDQMHDVACSVPGVDSVHDLRTRQSAGWVMVDLHVVVGPKITVSEAHEIGNEVSRRLRHEFPALTDVIFHVDPEDDAGAGDPSRLPGLPLRPEVEAALDARWYKHPVWRTLNELQLHYLEDKVSVSLIIDDAVHQPPQCLASQLKALASDIEWLGHVEVLFITRAASSSMR; encoded by the coding sequence ATGACTCAGACCATCGAAACGCCAGTGGTTCACGACCAAGCGCGACTTAGCCAAGAGGCCAAGCGTGTTACCTACATCGGTGCGTGGTTGGATGCCCTGTTGAGCATCGTCAAAGTCACGATCGGCTTTATGGTTGGCTCAGCGGCATTGATTGCCGACGGTATTCACTCTCTATCAGATTTAGTCACCGATGGCTTTGTCTTGGCGGCCATTCACTATGGGCGTCAGGAGCCCGATAAAGATCACCACTACGGCCACGGCCGTATCGAAACCCTGACGACCCTGCTGCTGGGAAGCGTACTGATTTTCGTGGCTGGCGCGATTGCCTGGTCGAGCCTGGATCGCCTGTTTAGCGGCACTGACGTTAACGCCCCGGGCGCGGTGGCAATCGTGATTACCGTCATTGCACTGTTTAGCAAAGAGTGGATTTTTCGCTACACCATGCGGGTCGCCAAGCGGGTAAAGTCGAAATTACTTGAAGCCAACGCTTGGCACTCACGTAGCGATGCGCTCTCCACTGCCGTAGTACTGGTGGCATTGGTGGGTGCCCAGTTCGGCCTGGGTTGGTTGGATGCCGTGGCCGCCATCATTGTGGGTTTATTGGTCGGCAAGGTAGGTTTGGACTTGCTGTGGGAGTCGGCACGGGAATTGGTGGATACTGCGCTACCTGAAGATGTACAGGATCAGATGCACGATGTGGCCTGCAGCGTTCCGGGTGTGGATAGTGTTCACGATCTGCGTACCAGGCAATCCGCCGGCTGGGTAATGGTTGATCTACACGTGGTGGTGGGGCCGAAAATTACCGTGTCGGAAGCCCACGAAATCGGAAACGAAGTCAGCCGCCGCCTACGCCATGAGTTTCCCGCGCTCACCGACGTCATCTTCCACGTTGACCCCGAAGACGACGCCGGGGCGGGTGATCCAAGCCGCCTTCCCGGCCTCCCGCTCCGCCCTGAAGTAGAGGCCGCGCTGGATGCGCGCTGGTACAAACACCCGGTGTGGCGCACCCTGAACGAGCTTCAGTTGCACTACTTGGAGGATAAGGTGTCGGTATCGTTGATCATTGATGACGCGGTGCATCAGCCGCCCCAGTGCCTCGCTAGTCAGCTAAAAGCGCTGGCTAGCGATATCGAGTGGCTCGGCCACGTTGAGGTGCTGTTTATTACCCGAGCGGCCAGCAGCTCCATGCGCTAA
- the mgtE gene encoding magnesium transporter produces MALNDESLQELKAELLDELAKEVPSKSVLSLRLAETRSADIGEVLEEMIEDDEELPAALALLDILSAERAANVLGYLPGESQLEVVGELNDSQVLKLLEEMGSDERADLFNLLSEDRREALLRRMAHREREDLKRLASYEEGTAGAIMTSDYVSIASGMTVSQAMMRVRQTAPDAETVYQLYILDSDGQLIGTMSLRQLMVARPGAIVDDIMIKDVISTRVDNAQEDVARIVAKYDLLALPVIDAEDRMVGIVTHDDAMDVAESEATEDFHKGMSIGQLEDGVSRVPLWSLYRKRVFWLVLLVFANLFSGAGIAYFEETIAAQVALVFFLPLLIGSGGNAGAQAATLMVRGMATGDVGVKDWGKLLGRELLVAGSLGITMAIAVTPIGIMRGGEALAMVVAFSMVTIVLFGSLLGMCLPFVLERFKVDPATASAPLVTTLIDASGVVIYFSIATLLLS; encoded by the coding sequence ATGGCACTGAATGATGAAAGCCTACAGGAATTAAAAGCCGAGCTGCTCGACGAGTTGGCCAAGGAAGTGCCCAGTAAATCGGTGCTCTCCTTGCGTTTGGCCGAAACCCGCTCCGCGGATATCGGTGAAGTGCTCGAAGAAATGATTGAAGATGACGAAGAGCTGCCTGCGGCGCTCGCGTTGCTGGATATTCTGTCTGCCGAGCGTGCTGCGAACGTACTGGGCTATTTGCCCGGTGAGAGCCAGCTTGAGGTCGTCGGGGAACTGAATGACAGCCAGGTACTTAAGCTGCTGGAAGAGATGGGGTCGGACGAACGCGCCGATTTGTTTAATCTCCTCAGTGAAGATCGCCGTGAAGCACTCCTGCGTCGCATGGCCCACCGCGAGCGGGAAGACCTAAAGCGGCTTGCCAGCTACGAAGAGGGTACCGCCGGCGCCATTATGACCTCTGACTATGTCTCCATAGCCAGTGGCATGACGGTGTCGCAAGCAATGATGCGGGTACGCCAGACGGCCCCCGATGCGGAAACGGTCTACCAGCTATATATTCTCGATAGCGACGGGCAATTGATCGGAACCATGTCGCTGCGTCAGCTTATGGTGGCACGCCCCGGTGCCATTGTTGATGACATTATGATCAAAGATGTCATCAGTACCCGGGTTGATAATGCCCAGGAAGATGTCGCCCGAATTGTGGCGAAGTACGACCTGTTAGCACTGCCGGTGATTGATGCGGAAGATCGTATGGTCGGTATCGTGACTCACGATGACGCCATGGACGTGGCCGAATCGGAGGCCACCGAAGATTTCCACAAAGGCATGTCGATCGGCCAGTTGGAAGATGGCGTTAGCCGTGTGCCGCTCTGGAGCCTGTACCGCAAACGGGTGTTTTGGCTGGTACTGTTGGTCTTTGCCAACTTGTTCTCGGGAGCTGGGATCGCCTATTTTGAAGAGACCATTGCCGCCCAGGTAGCGCTGGTGTTCTTTTTACCGCTGTTGATCGGTAGTGGCGGTAACGCTGGGGCCCAGGCAGCCACACTGATGGTGCGCGGTATGGCGACCGGTGACGTGGGTGTCAAAGATTGGGGCAAACTACTGGGCCGCGAGCTACTTGTCGCCGGGTCACTGGGTATCACCATGGCCATCGCGGTAACGCCGATTGGCATAATGCGAGGGGGCGAAGCGCTGGCGATGGTAGTTGCCTTTAGCATGGTCACCATCGTGCTGTTCGGTAGCCTGCTGGGGATGTGCCTGCCGTTTGTATTAGAGCGCTTTAAGGTCGACCCCGCCACGGCATCGGCACCGCTGGTGACCACGCTTATCGATGCTTCTGGCGTGGTGATCTACTTCAGTATCGCCACGTTGCTGCTTTCTTAA
- the atpA gene encoding F0F1 ATP synthase subunit alpha, whose amino-acid sequence MQQLNPSEISDIIKQRIEKLDVASEAHNQGTIVTVSDGIVKIHGLEDAMFGEMIEFPNSIFGMVLNLERDSVGAVVLGDYLQLEEGMTAKCTGRILEVPVGPELIGRVVDALGNPIDGKGDINTTMTDAVEKVAPGVITRQSVDEPIQTGLKSIDAMVPIGRGQRELIIGDRQIGKSAIAIDAIINQKGKGVTCVYVAIGQKQSTIANVVRKLEEHGAMEHTIVVAAGAADPAPMQFLAAYSGCTMGEYFRDRGENSLIVYDDLSKQAVAYRQVSLLLRRPPGREAYPGDVFYLHSRLLERAARVNADYVEKFTNGEVKGKTGSLTALPIIETQGGDVSAFVPTNVISITDGQIFLETNLFNSGIRPAINAGLSVSRVGGSAQTKIIKKLGGSVRLALAQYRELAAFSQFASDLDEATRKQLEHGQRVTELMKQNQYSPMSVAEMALSLYAANEGYLDDVDVTKVLDFERALHDYMKSEHGDLLDKINQSGDYNGEIQDSLKSGLEKFKATQSW is encoded by the coding sequence ATGCAGCAACTGAATCCTTCCGAGATCAGCGACATCATCAAGCAGCGAATTGAAAAGCTTGACGTCGCATCCGAAGCCCATAATCAGGGCACCATCGTCACCGTTTCCGACGGTATCGTGAAAATTCACGGCCTCGAAGACGCGATGTTTGGTGAAATGATCGAATTCCCCAACAGCATCTTTGGCATGGTACTCAACCTGGAGCGTGACTCCGTGGGTGCCGTGGTGCTGGGTGACTACCTGCAGCTTGAAGAGGGCATGACCGCCAAGTGTACCGGTCGTATTCTCGAAGTGCCGGTAGGCCCCGAGCTGATTGGTCGCGTGGTCGATGCGCTGGGTAACCCCATCGATGGTAAAGGCGACATCAACACCACCATGACCGACGCCGTTGAGAAAGTGGCGCCAGGTGTTATCACTCGTCAATCCGTCGATGAGCCGATTCAAACCGGTCTGAAATCGATCGACGCCATGGTGCCGATCGGTCGTGGTCAGCGTGAGCTGATCATCGGTGACCGTCAGATCGGTAAGTCCGCCATTGCCATTGATGCCATCATCAACCAGAAAGGCAAAGGCGTGACCTGTGTCTACGTGGCTATCGGTCAGAAGCAGTCGACCATTGCCAACGTGGTGCGCAAGCTCGAAGAGCATGGCGCCATGGAGCACACTATCGTTGTCGCCGCTGGCGCCGCCGATCCTGCTCCGATGCAGTTCTTGGCCGCTTACTCTGGCTGCACCATGGGCGAATATTTCCGCGACCGCGGCGAGAACTCGCTGATTGTGTATGACGATCTCTCGAAGCAGGCCGTTGCCTACCGTCAGGTATCGCTGCTGCTGCGTCGTCCGCCAGGTCGTGAAGCTTATCCTGGTGACGTCTTCTATCTCCACTCGCGTCTGCTCGAGCGTGCTGCGCGCGTTAACGCCGACTATGTTGAGAAGTTCACCAACGGTGAAGTGAAAGGCAAAACCGGTTCCTTAACCGCCCTGCCGATCATCGAAACCCAGGGGGGCGACGTTTCTGCGTTCGTTCCGACTAACGTGATCTCGATCACCGACGGTCAGATCTTCCTGGAAACCAACCTGTTTAACTCCGGTATCCGTCCGGCGATTAACGCAGGTCTGTCGGTTTCTCGTGTTGGTGGTTCGGCGCAGACCAAAATCATCAAAAAGCTCGGCGGTAGCGTACGCCTAGCCTTGGCCCAGTACCGTGAACTGGCGGCGTTCTCGCAGTTTGCCTCTGATCTTGATGAAGCGACGCGTAAGCAGCTTGAGCACGGTCAGCGTGTTACCGAGCTGATGAAGCAGAACCAGTACTCGCCAATGTCAGTTGCCGAGATGGCGCTCTCGCTGTACGCCGCCAACGAAGGTTATCTGGACGACGTCGACGTGACCAAAGTGTTGGACTTCGAGCGTGCGTTGCACGACTACATGAAGTCTGAGCACGGTGATCTACTCGACAAGATCAACCAGAGCGGTGACTACAACGGTGAGATTCAAGACAGCTTGAAGTCGGGTCTCGAGAAGTTCAAGGCGACTCAGAGCTGGTAA